One window of the bacterium genome contains the following:
- a CDS encoding manganese efflux pump — MDATAVCLGTAATGRARGGRAAFRLVFHFGLFQMLMPLVGWVLGRGLVGVFHTIDHWLAFGLLAFVGGRMIIAGLRHHDDEQPRSDPSRGWSLIALSVATSVDALAVGLGLAVLDIAIWLPCLLIGVITAAMSWGGLALGGVLHAKWGNRMEVGGGVLLMLIGLQILVSHLRG, encoded by the coding sequence ATGGACGCGACCGCGGTCTGCCTGGGTACCGCGGCCACCGGCAGGGCCCGCGGCGGGCGCGCGGCCTTCCGCCTGGTCTTCCATTTCGGGCTATTCCAGATGCTGATGCCGCTGGTCGGCTGGGTGCTCGGGCGGGGCCTGGTCGGCGTCTTCCACACGATTGACCACTGGCTGGCGTTCGGGCTGCTGGCTTTCGTCGGCGGCCGCATGATCATCGCCGGCCTGCGCCACCACGACGACGAGCAGCCGCGCAGCGATCCCTCCCGCGGCTGGTCGCTCATCGCCTTGAGTGTCGCGACCAGCGTTGATGCGCTGGCCGTGGGCCTGGGATTGGCGGTGCTGGACATCGCGATCTGGCTGCCGTGCCTGCTTATCGGCGTGATCACCGCGGCGATGTCCTGGGGCGGGTTGGCGCTGGGCGGCGTGCTGCACGCGAAGTGGGGAAACCGCATGGAGGTCGGTGGCGGCGTCCTGCTGATGCTGATCGGCCTTCAGATCCTGGTGTCGCACCTGCGCGGCTGA
- a CDS encoding alkaline phosphatase family protein, translating to MVIGGRGAGAWWLAAAVVLLAGCGGEKSGADKGGTAAKPSPGGGAEKDATPKLLVIGVDSADWRLLDPMMAEGRLPHLKAFRAQSASGRMQSFYPLEKSPLLWASICTGVMPAVHGVDSFVKGSGQKPVTGSAWHAPALWDILGAAGRSTFVSGMWTTYPARPIDGVMVSDYLPYGRDRGKPLAGLVDPDSLTTAVLECRVDPASLTAQQLARFLPAGADVAALELAHPQQTQKLREIWAADLAYLNVARRLKAARDFDLFFFYLRGPDMISHGFYHYMAIEANAWRGDQAELAAFREVVRRYYEWSDEAVGEVLSWFPPDRPAVIVSDHGFYGPRPEGKGTVEHSEWGIFMVRSPLHVAGANFGHLQLLDICPTLLALLDLPPAGDMPGVVLATGLTDKGTDRVAHIEKNRVASYLALRPAVGGVVAEEDSAVEEEIRRQLRSLGYIK from the coding sequence ATGGTGATCGGCGGACGTGGTGCGGGAGCGTGGTGGCTGGCGGCAGCGGTGGTGTTGCTGGCGGGCTGCGGCGGTGAGAAGAGCGGCGCAGACAAGGGCGGCACCGCTGCCAAACCCTCGCCCGGCGGCGGCGCAGAGAAGGATGCGACGCCGAAGCTCCTCGTGATCGGCGTCGACTCGGCCGACTGGCGCCTGCTGGACCCGATGATGGCCGAAGGCCGGTTGCCGCACCTGAAGGCGTTCCGGGCGCAGTCCGCGTCGGGACGCATGCAGTCGTTCTACCCGCTGGAGAAGTCGCCGCTGCTGTGGGCGAGCATCTGCACCGGCGTGATGCCCGCCGTGCACGGTGTCGACAGCTTCGTGAAGGGCTCCGGACAGAAGCCGGTGACCGGCAGCGCCTGGCACGCGCCCGCGCTCTGGGACATCCTCGGCGCCGCCGGCCGGAGCACGTTCGTCAGCGGCATGTGGACCACCTACCCGGCGCGGCCCATCGACGGCGTGATGGTCAGCGACTACCTGCCCTACGGCCGGGATCGCGGCAAGCCGCTGGCGGGCCTGGTCGATCCCGACTCGCTGACCACGGCGGTGCTGGAGTGCCGTGTGGACCCGGCCTCCCTCACGGCGCAGCAACTCGCACGTTTCCTGCCCGCGGGCGCCGATGTGGCTGCGCTGGAATTGGCCCATCCACAGCAGACGCAGAAACTGCGCGAGATCTGGGCCGCCGACCTCGCCTACCTGAACGTGGCTCGCCGCCTGAAGGCCGCGCGCGACTTCGACCTCTTCTTCTTCTACCTGCGCGGCCCGGACATGATCAGCCACGGCTTCTATCACTACATGGCGATCGAGGCCAACGCTTGGCGCGGCGACCAGGCGGAGCTGGCGGCCTTCCGCGAAGTCGTGCGCCGCTACTACGAGTGGAGCGACGAGGCCGTCGGCGAAGTGCTCTCGTGGTTCCCGCCCGATCGCCCGGCCGTCATCGTCTCGGATCACGGGTTCTACGGGCCGCGCCCCGAGGGCAAGGGCACCGTCGAGCATTCGGAGTGGGGCATCTTCATGGTGCGCAGTCCGCTGCACGTGGCCGGGGCGAACTTCGGTCACCTGCAGTTGCTCGACATCTGCCCGACGCTGCTGGCGCTGCTCGACCTTCCGCCCGCCGGCGACATGCCCGGCGTCGTGCTGGCCACAGGCCTGACCGACAAGGGCACCGATCGCGTGGCGCACATCGAGAAGAACCGCGTGGCATCGTACCTGGCGCTGCGGCCGGCGGTCGGGGGTGTTGTGGCGGAAGAGGATAGCGCCGTCGAGGAGGAGATCCGGCGGCAGCTGCGCTCGCTGGGTTACATCAAATAG
- a CDS encoding PDZ domain-containing protein yields MTAESPPPSLRKDSAMFAFTAARRPLGVAASLFSLLVIVAAAAPAAAAEQGYLGIMLQDLTPSISKALQMGDRPGVIVNDVVDGSPAEKAGLQDGDVILELNGQAATNQAALTEAVRALAPGDKANLVVLRDGRQTKLAAVAGKRESRVEWPAAPDAEQMKEFEKLQKLEGLEGLKNLKDLEGMQWFEDGDTRVMVLPKGDGKAPRAFFHGEGDGDHQVIIRTMDDDRGWLGLRMDALNGQLGEYFGVKDGAGVLVTEVVGDSPAAKAGLRAGDVIVKAGDTEVGTPDALHEAMAGTKAGDEISLQVLRKGSRQTVTATLGEMPGDAMEGRRIEIIRDGEGDDARAIAPRMLRRLGRDGAPGEEREVIIERRNLADDDLDSVREEMEALRRELKEMRKELKR; encoded by the coding sequence ATGACGGCCGAATCCCCTCCACCGAGCCTCCGAAAGGACAGCGCCATGTTCGCGTTCACGGCTGCCAGACGCCCCCTGGGCGTGGCCGCATCGCTCTTCTCGCTGCTCGTGATCGTTGCCGCGGCCGCGCCGGCCGCCGCCGCCGAGCAGGGTTACCTCGGCATCATGCTCCAGGACCTGACCCCGAGCATCAGCAAGGCCCTGCAGATGGGCGACCGCCCCGGCGTCATCGTCAACGACGTGGTCGACGGCAGCCCTGCCGAAAAAGCAGGCCTGCAGGACGGCGACGTCATCCTGGAACTCAACGGACAGGCCGCCACGAACCAGGCGGCCCTGACCGAAGCCGTGCGGGCGCTGGCCCCCGGCGACAAGGCCAATCTCGTGGTCCTGCGCGACGGCCGGCAGACGAAGCTCGCGGCGGTGGCCGGCAAGCGCGAGTCCAGGGTCGAATGGCCCGCCGCGCCTGATGCCGAACAGATGAAGGAATTCGAGAAGCTGCAGAAGCTCGAGGGGCTGGAAGGCCTGAAGAACCTCAAGGACCTCGAGGGCATGCAGTGGTTCGAGGACGGCGACACCAGGGTCATGGTGCTCCCCAAGGGTGACGGCAAGGCGCCGCGCGCCTTCTTCCACGGCGAAGGCGATGGCGACCACCAGGTCATCATCCGCACGATGGACGACGACCGTGGCTGGCTCGGCCTGCGCATGGACGCGCTGAACGGCCAGCTGGGCGAGTATTTCGGCGTGAAGGACGGGGCCGGCGTGCTGGTGACCGAGGTCGTCGGGGACAGTCCGGCCGCGAAGGCCGGACTGCGCGCCGGCGATGTCATCGTCAAGGCCGGCGACACCGAAGTGGGCACGCCGGACGCGCTGCACGAGGCGATGGCCGGCACCAAGGCGGGCGACGAAATTTCGCTGCAGGTTCTGCGCAAGGGCAGCCGGCAGACCGTCACGGCAACGCTGGGCGAGATGCCCGGCGACGCGATGGAAGGCCGGCGCATCGAGATCATCCGCGACGGCGAGGGCGACGACGCCAGGGCGATCGCCCCGCGCATGTTGCGGCGCCTGGGCCGCGACGGCGCTCCCGGAGAGGAGCGCGAAGTCATCATCGAACGGCGGAACCTCGCCGACGACGACCTCGACTCCGTGCGCGAGGAAATGGAAGCGCTGCGTCGGGAACTGAAGGAAATGCGCAAGGAGCTCAAGCGCTAG
- a CDS encoding alkaline phosphatase family protein, producing the protein MLPLTLLAALHPVPAYIGPGAGFALGGSFLFALAGILLALLALLLWPARLAIRSLRGRGRRKGAQARRVVVLGLDGLDPILTRRWLDEGQLPHLDALRREGGFRPLGTTWPAMSPVGWSTFATGVDASGHNIFDFLTRDRLTHLPTLSSTRLRRAPARKIGPFSLPGGGHPFESLKRSKPFWTTCAEAGVATSILRVPITFPPDRFGGKLLSAMCVPDLRGTQGTFTEFREPAAAGTAEATMTTGGVRLLLERDGDAFTGRLPGPDAPDGSGPLTVAVTVAVDRAASRARFTMAGRTFTLGADEYSDWIPVAFGRGSQQAHGICRLRVTAFAPRFTFYVTPLHIDPAKPAVPISNPPHLAMALAKLHGPFATLGLAEDTWALNERVIDEQAFLEQAYAIHEERRRQFLHALDRTPEGVVSVVFDATDRIQHMFFRYLDPEHPANRGKDTEKHKDAILDLYRRADALVGETRAKLRKGDVLLVASDHGFKQFQRGVNLNAWFRGNGYLYLKGDPADGPLPAIPDGRRFEVGDIDWPRTRAYTNGLAGFYLNVKGREHDGCVEPAQVATLKREIIDRLRGLPDPGRGGQEAITELWAGEDVYHGPYRENGPDVIVGYKPGYRADWDAAVGAVSGVVISDNTRSWSGDHCMDPRQVPGVLFSSLPFAAGKPNLVDLAPTVLDLLGLPRPAHMTGRSIFSGDGEAA; encoded by the coding sequence ATGCTGCCGCTGACCTTACTCGCCGCGCTGCACCCGGTCCCGGCCTACATCGGGCCGGGCGCCGGCTTTGCGCTCGGCGGTTCGTTCCTGTTCGCGTTGGCGGGCATCCTCCTGGCCCTGCTGGCGCTGCTGCTCTGGCCGGCGCGGCTGGCGATCCGCTCGCTGCGCGGCCGCGGTCGCCGCAAGGGCGCGCAGGCCCGCCGCGTGGTGGTGCTCGGGCTCGATGGACTGGACCCGATCCTTACCCGCCGCTGGCTGGACGAGGGGCAGCTGCCGCATCTCGATGCGCTGCGCCGCGAGGGCGGCTTCCGTCCGTTGGGCACCACCTGGCCGGCGATGTCGCCGGTGGGCTGGTCGACGTTCGCCACGGGTGTCGACGCGTCGGGCCACAACATCTTCGATTTCCTCACGCGCGACCGCCTGACGCACCTGCCGACGTTGTCGTCCACGCGGCTGCGGCGCGCGCCGGCGCGGAAGATCGGACCGTTCAGCCTGCCGGGCGGCGGCCATCCCTTCGAGTCGCTCAAGCGCAGCAAGCCGTTCTGGACCACGTGCGCCGAGGCCGGCGTGGCCACGAGCATCCTGCGCGTGCCGATCACCTTTCCGCCCGATCGCTTCGGCGGCAAGCTGCTGTCGGCGATGTGCGTGCCCGACCTGCGCGGCACCCAGGGCACCTTCACCGAATTCCGTGAGCCGGCGGCGGCCGGCACGGCCGAAGCGACGATGACCACCGGCGGCGTGCGGCTGTTGCTGGAGCGCGATGGCGACGCCTTCACGGGCAGGCTGCCGGGGCCCGATGCCCCGGACGGCTCGGGCCCGCTGACGGTTGCCGTGACGGTCGCGGTGGACAGGGCTGCGTCGCGCGCGCGGTTCACGATGGCCGGCCGCACGTTCACGCTGGGCGCCGACGAGTACTCGGACTGGATCCCGGTCGCCTTCGGCCGCGGGTCGCAGCAGGCGCACGGCATCTGCCGCCTGCGCGTGACGGCGTTCGCGCCGCGGTTCACGTTCTACGTGACGCCGCTGCACATCGACCCCGCAAAGCCGGCCGTGCCCATCAGCAACCCGCCGCACCTGGCGATGGCCCTGGCCAAGCTGCACGGGCCGTTCGCCACGCTCGGGCTGGCCGAGGACACCTGGGCGCTCAACGAGCGTGTCATCGACGAGCAGGCGTTCCTCGAGCAGGCCTACGCCATCCACGAGGAGCGGCGGCGGCAGTTCCTGCACGCGCTCGACCGCACGCCCGAGGGCGTGGTCTCCGTCGTGTTCGACGCCACCGACCGCATCCAGCACATGTTCTTCCGCTACCTGGACCCGGAACACCCGGCGAACCGCGGCAAGGATACCGAGAAGCACAAGGACGCCATCCTCGACCTGTACCGCCGCGCCGACGCGCTGGTGGGCGAGACGCGCGCGAAGCTGCGCAAGGGCGACGTGCTGCTGGTCGCCTCCGACCACGGGTTCAAGCAGTTCCAGCGCGGCGTGAACCTGAATGCCTGGTTCCGCGGGAACGGCTATCTCTACCTGAAGGGCGACCCGGCCGATGGGCCGCTGCCGGCGATTCCCGACGGCCGCCGCTTCGAGGTGGGCGACATCGACTGGCCGCGCACGCGCGCCTATACCAACGGGCTGGCCGGCTTCTACCTCAACGTGAAGGGCCGCGAGCACGACGGTTGCGTGGAGCCCGCCCAGGTGGCGACGCTCAAGCGCGAGATCATCGACCGCCTGCGCGGGCTGCCCGACCCGGGGCGCGGCGGGCAGGAAGCCATCACCGAGCTGTGGGCCGGCGAGGACGTCTACCACGGGCCCTACCGCGAGAACGGCCCCGACGTGATCGTCGGCTACAAGCCGGGCTACCGCGCCGACTGGGACGCGGCGGTGGGCGCGGTGTCGGGCGTGGTCATCTCCGACAACACCCGCAGCTGGTCGGGCGACCATTGCATGGATCCGCGGCAGGTGCCCGGCGTGCTGTTCAGTTCGCTGCCGTTCGCGGCCGGAAAGCCCAACCTGGTGGACCTGGCCCCGACGGTGCTGGACCTGCTGGGGCTGCCGCGCCCTGCGCACATGACCGGGCGCAGCATCTTCAGCGGCGATGGGGAGGCGGCATGA
- a CDS encoding alkaline phosphatase family protein: MRQCCRQAIVVLLAVSAVTAAGPGLRNAEAAAEAGPRVLILGFDGMDPVLLRQYLDEGALPNFSRFLAQGAVVTPFGTAIPPQSPVAWSNFITGRDPGGHGIFDFIHRDPQTMLPRFSASEASAPDKFWKLGKWKIPRGTGKVKNLRQGTAFWELLPGADVDATIFKVPANFPPVDCEVRSLSGMGTPDITGSYGISTLITTDPPVERDLAGGRVESVYLQDGRFTATLAGPRNTWRQGDPEVLAAVEGVVDQEHGAVWLRAGTHEVVLKAGEWSDWVPVDFPMVPLLKSVHGICRYYLISTSPHLKLYATPVQLDPERPEMPISTPGGYSRELAEETGLFYTQGLPDDTSALENGFFADADFVRQSELVMAEHLAQLKSELDRFAGVERGLLYFYFNSPDQTCHMTWRNMDPGSPTHAHADPAHAGRIRDVYRDLDRALGLAIDRAGSDALIMVMSDHGFAPWNRAFHVNTWLMNHGYLVLDEGTMPTEVDMLRHVDWSRTRAYAIGLNGLYLNLAGREREGIVQPGAEAQGLLARLKAELEAVTDPLDGKPAIKYAYRADEVYHGAMRDTGPDIVVGYHRGWRGSNESALGRVTESEFSDNMLKWSGDHCMAADEVPGVLLVNRPVRRANPALVDMAPTILTLFGVPVPADMVGGDLFSE, encoded by the coding sequence ATGAGGCAGTGTTGCAGGCAGGCGATCGTGGTGCTGCTCGCGGTGTCGGCCGTGACTGCGGCCGGACCGGGGTTGCGCAATGCGGAGGCCGCAGCGGAGGCCGGTCCGCGCGTGCTCATCCTCGGGTTCGACGGCATGGATCCGGTGCTGCTGCGCCAGTACCTGGACGAGGGCGCGCTGCCGAACTTCAGCCGCTTCCTGGCGCAGGGCGCCGTCGTGACGCCGTTCGGCACCGCGATCCCGCCGCAGTCGCCGGTGGCCTGGTCGAACTTCATCACCGGGCGTGATCCGGGCGGCCACGGCATCTTCGACTTCATCCACCGCGATCCGCAGACGATGCTGCCGCGCTTCTCGGCCAGCGAAGCGAGTGCGCCCGACAAGTTCTGGAAGCTGGGCAAGTGGAAGATTCCGCGCGGCACCGGCAAGGTGAAGAACCTGCGCCAGGGCACGGCGTTCTGGGAGCTGCTGCCGGGTGCCGACGTGGACGCCACCATCTTCAAGGTGCCGGCGAACTTCCCGCCCGTCGATTGTGAAGTGCGCTCGCTGTCGGGCATGGGGACGCCCGACATCACCGGCAGCTACGGGATCTCGACGCTGATCACCACCGACCCGCCGGTTGAGCGCGACCTGGCGGGAGGACGCGTGGAGTCGGTGTACCTGCAGGACGGACGCTTCACCGCCACGCTGGCCGGGCCCCGCAACACGTGGCGCCAGGGCGACCCCGAGGTGCTGGCGGCCGTCGAGGGCGTGGTGGACCAGGAGCACGGGGCCGTCTGGCTGCGCGCCGGCACGCACGAAGTGGTGCTGAAGGCGGGCGAGTGGAGCGACTGGGTGCCGGTCGACTTCCCGATGGTGCCCCTGCTGAAGTCGGTGCACGGCATCTGTCGCTACTACCTCATCAGCACGTCGCCGCACCTGAAGCTCTACGCCACGCCGGTGCAGCTGGATCCGGAACGCCCGGAGATGCCGATCAGCACGCCCGGCGGCTACAGCCGCGAACTGGCGGAGGAAACGGGCCTTTTCTACACGCAGGGACTGCCCGACGACACCAGCGCCCTGGAGAACGGGTTCTTCGCCGACGCCGACTTCGTGCGCCAGAGCGAACTCGTGATGGCTGAGCACCTGGCGCAGCTGAAGTCCGAACTCGATCGCTTTGCCGGTGTGGAGCGCGGGTTGCTGTACTTCTACTTCAACTCGCCGGACCAGACCTGCCACATGACATGGCGTAACATGGATCCGGGTTCGCCCACGCACGCGCACGCTGACCCGGCGCACGCCGGCCGCATCCGTGATGTCTACCGCGACCTGGACCGCGCGCTGGGCCTGGCGATCGACCGCGCGGGCAGCGATGCGCTGATCATGGTCATGAGCGACCACGGCTTCGCGCCGTGGAACCGCGCCTTCCATGTGAACACCTGGCTGATGAACCACGGCTACCTGGTGCTCGACGAGGGCACCATGCCCACAGAAGTTGACATGCTGCGGCACGTCGACTGGTCGCGCACGCGCGCCTACGCCATCGGGCTGAACGGGTTGTACCTGAACCTGGCCGGACGCGAGCGCGAGGGCATCGTGCAGCCGGGCGCCGAGGCGCAGGGGCTGCTGGCCCGGCTCAAGGCGGAACTGGAAGCGGTGACCGATCCGCTCGACGGCAAGCCCGCGATCAAGTACGCGTACCGCGCCGACGAGGTGTATCACGGCGCGATGCGCGACACCGGGCCGGACATCGTCGTCGGGTACCATCGCGGCTGGCGCGGCAGCAACGAGTCGGCGCTGGGCCGGGTGACCGAGTCGGAGTTCAGCGACAACATGCTCAAGTGGAGCGGCGACCATTGCATGGCCGCCGACGAGGTGCCGGGCGTGCTGCTGGTCAACCGGCCGGTCCGGCGCGCCAATCCGGCGCTGGTGGACATGGCGCCGACCATCCTGACGCTGTTCGGGGTGCCGGTGCCGGCGGACATGGTGGGCGGCGACCTGTTCAGCGAGTGA
- a CDS encoding bacteriohemerythrin: protein MANIEWKTEYEIGVPLIDEQHRHLVEIINKFEDALQRGKGSRQMNEIIKDLIGYTQEHFATEERLMAEAGYEHLKLHQSQHRQLMQKVERFQFEFNGAGKRITAEMHEFLAYWLVTHILRDDKAYSPVLAGQTVPEAAD from the coding sequence ATGGCCAACATCGAGTGGAAAACCGAATACGAGATCGGCGTGCCGCTCATCGACGAGCAGCATCGCCATCTGGTCGAGATCATCAACAAGTTCGAGGATGCCCTGCAGCGGGGCAAGGGCTCGCGGCAGATGAACGAGATCATCAAGGACCTGATCGGCTACACGCAGGAGCATTTCGCGACCGAGGAACGCCTGATGGCCGAGGCGGGCTACGAGCACCTGAAGCTGCACCAGAGCCAGCACCGGCAACTGATGCAGAAGGTGGAGCGGTTCCAGTTCGAGTTCAACGGCGCCGGCAAGCGCATCACGGCCGAGATGCACGAGTTCCTGGCCTACTGGCTGGTGACGCACATCCTGCGCGACGACAAGGCCTACAGCCCCGTGCTGGCGGGCCAGACTGTGCCTGAAGCAGCCGACTGA
- a CDS encoding HD domain-containing protein, with translation MEQRFSDVIIRLANGISQRRMYFDAHPRVIATSREVAADITALLRDTDSDTLAFGVFGGKFVRNGRYLVGPSIAGRALIDFAERLGCGGFAFRAPVTAEDLTTFFRLGAERGEPFASLAEAQSAFVAGGLSGVTLAAPLVEDNGETPAIDDGGGHDHDAQSESGAVGTADFATLVHIYQAMYDTVACNALAVLHDGSVDFDRARSAGAGLVDLADRNALDVMQFLRYPDYDSYTIGHSVRVAALSAMVARELGWPPDALAELATAGLLHDVGKGRIPAEILFKPGRLDDDERRVIETHPAVGARILLDNGEASALVLSATWGHHLRHGGGGYPDVPGCRCLGIVPELIHVCDVFEALTARRPYKKPMSPRRAFEIMLGDETAYHPRLLAALVNTLGLYPPGSEVRLSDRRTAVVVARGTSLARPRLRVTREADGDLIPRDDRPYVDLRTCADLDITGIVSVGAAI, from the coding sequence ATGGAACAGCGCTTCAGCGACGTGATCATCCGGCTGGCCAACGGTATCAGCCAGCGCCGCATGTACTTCGATGCGCACCCGCGCGTCATCGCCACCAGCCGCGAGGTGGCCGCCGACATCACGGCGCTGCTGCGCGACACGGATTCCGACACCCTCGCATTCGGCGTCTTCGGCGGGAAGTTCGTGCGCAACGGCCGCTATCTCGTGGGGCCGTCCATCGCGGGTCGCGCACTGATCGACTTCGCCGAGCGCCTCGGCTGCGGCGGCTTCGCATTCCGTGCGCCCGTGACGGCGGAAGACCTCACGACCTTCTTCCGGCTCGGCGCCGAGCGCGGCGAGCCCTTCGCGAGCCTGGCCGAGGCCCAGTCGGCGTTCGTCGCGGGCGGACTGTCGGGCGTCACGCTGGCGGCGCCGCTCGTCGAGGACAACGGCGAGACCCCCGCCATCGACGACGGCGGCGGGCACGACCACGACGCGCAGTCGGAGTCCGGCGCTGTCGGCACGGCCGATTTCGCGACGCTGGTCCATATCTACCAGGCGATGTACGACACGGTCGCCTGCAACGCGCTGGCCGTGCTCCACGACGGCTCCGTCGATTTCGACCGCGCACGCTCTGCCGGCGCCGGACTCGTGGACCTGGCCGACCGCAATGCCCTGGACGTGATGCAGTTCCTGCGCTACCCCGACTACGACAGCTACACCATCGGGCATTCCGTGCGCGTGGCGGCGCTGTCGGCAATGGTGGCGCGCGAGCTCGGCTGGCCGCCCGACGCACTGGCCGAACTGGCGACGGCCGGCCTGCTGCACGACGTGGGCAAGGGCCGCATTCCCGCCGAGATCCTCTTCAAGCCCGGCCGCCTTGACGACGACGAGCGCCGCGTCATCGAGACCCACCCGGCGGTAGGCGCCCGGATCCTCCTGGACAACGGTGAAGCCAGCGCACTCGTGCTGTCGGCCACCTGGGGTCACCACCTGCGGCACGGCGGCGGCGGCTACCCCGATGTGCCGGGCTGCCGATGCCTCGGCATCGTGCCGGAGCTCATCCATGTCTGCGACGTGTTCGAGGCCCTCACCGCGCGTCGCCCCTACAAGAAGCCGATGTCGCCGCGCCGCGCCTTCGAGATCATGCTGGGCGACGAGACGGCCTACCATCCGCGGTTGCTGGCGGCGCTGGTCAACACGCTGGGCCTGTATCCCCCGGGCAGCGAGGTGCGCCTGAGCGACCGCCGGACCGCTGTCGTGGTGGCGCGCGGCACCTCGCTCGCCCGCCCCCGCCTGCGCGTGACCCGCGAGGCGGACGGCGATCTTATTCCCCGCGACGACAGGCCCTACGTGGACCTGCGCACGTGTGCCGACCTGGACATCACCGGGATCGTCTCGGTGGGCGCTGCCATCTAG